Part of the Mangifera indica cultivar Alphonso chromosome 4, CATAS_Mindica_2.1, whole genome shotgun sequence genome, CTTTTATTAGCTTGCTGTATGGTCCAAATACCAGAAACAAAGTCTATTGCCTAATAAGAAAAGCATTATATCTTCCCAAGACAACAAGATAATATAAGATGCTGGAAATACCACTAACACAATGAAATTAACAAGCTTAACTAGCTGAAATTATTAGTATATACAGTCTTGATCTAAGTGAAAATAGATGTAGAGCAACATTTATGTTCATGACTAACAAGTAATCTGCTAGTCTTATCTAAAGCCGGATCTTCTTAATTCTTTGGACATCCTAAACTAAAGATATCGTAACATAGTTACAATTAGTTAACCTCCTTAACCTTAGCTATGTTTGAGAATAAAGCTAAAGAAGTGGTGGGGATGAAACAGGGCATATCAagtgtaattatataaaaatcgGATACTACAGGGAACCAAAACTTAGTAGAACTATGGCTATAACAAAGACAATcgtttttattctcttttctgTTGCAATTTGCAGAAAAAAATGAATGCATCCCCTAAAGCCAATACTGTAGTTGGAACACTAACCACATGCTAAGCTGttaagtttttcttcttcttttttctttaattatttattcatcaagaaaatgaaaataaaccaaCAATATTGCCACCTTTTAATGGTTGACCCACGAGGAGTCGATGtagcattttaattttattgatacttAGATGCCATAATCATATTATGCCACAAAAGGCCCATCACTAACCTTGCTTATCCATGTCTTGAAGAACCGGTTTTATGACCGACCAGCTTCCATCTTCATTCACAGctgtaaaatatgaaaattgtcattttcatcaaaacaaattaCTATGGTCATACATATACAAAAATCTAGGGCCTTTAATGACTGCTCACTGATTTCTCTCAAAAGGACTGCATTCGGTTCTGCAGGTGGCCGATCATACACGCCCAAAACATCCGTCTTTAAAACTCAtttaggaaaaaatattaacagaaAAATATTTCACATGATATCATAATTACGATGAAATGTACACTCAATGAGTTTGACTATCATGTTTGTTTCTCATGCATTTGCATTTGATTCTCCTATCTTTATAGATTTCGTCGAGGGAAAAGGCTCATTATGTTCCCATGACTTGGcatgttttctcttttcttcattttataaatttccctCATTTTGTCAAGGTTTgacaacaaattaaataaatgaatttaactATTCATGAGTAATCTAAATCTGATCATGCATAAATTTGTATCAATCACAAGACTATGCCATCCAAGATACAAATGCATAATAGTGATTATTTAATCAATGAAGGATACAAGAAAAACAACATATTCAGGCTTTAAATCTGCTGCAAGATGACGTATAATAACATCTCCACTCAATATGGTGCATCCCTGGtataaataaccaaaaaaaaaaaatgtcaatgcTAATGAAAAAACCAAGATGCTAGTTAATATTTAGAGGGATCGAACCTGTAAGTTGTCATGTACTGCATCACCATGCAAAACCTAGAAGGCAAATCACAATTGATATTAACTCTACTATATCCAAGGAAATGTATGTTCTGAATCTATTTATTTGCTCCCTTATCATCAAATACAAAATATCTCTCCATACAGCcccaataaaagaaaaatgcataCTTTTCCAACACCACTATAACATACTATCAACATATTTAAGACATATAATATGCTACTTTTTTTATTCTGATGATCTACTATCATTTAGAGAGGTAGTATGAGCAATAACAACAAGTTGTCCTgttaaaaatgagaatgagatGTCACTAATTTACTTCATACATGAGTATTTGCGAATGTAGGTTCTTGATAGAAGATGTGTTAGAAGGATGGTATCCAACTTCAAATGGTTTAATTTGCCAAGCACAaaagtaaacaaacaaaaagatcTCTTTGGCAgttgaatatgtatatatacaccaAATTGTTTCGaggtttaaataataaataggcATATCTGGAAAGAaagtaaagaaaacaaaaataaactaacacttataacaataaaattcaaaacttaCAGGTACAAAACCAGATTCAACTGCCTTGTCCACCACTGACAAATCAGCTGCAGCTATCTGGAAAAATACAAGAACCTAACTTAGAAAGGACTGATGCTCCATAAGAAAGGTCTAGATGAGGAAATAGAATATGTTCCTATAATTGAAGCAGAAAAGTCTAACAAATACAATCTTGGTGGATGCTTCTAACATTTCTCCCGGAGGTTGACCATCCACATGAAAATGGAGACATCCCAACAGACGGAATACCCTCTGCACAAGAAAAGCAGAACACTTCTTACACTATTGTAGTCAGACAATGCACATTGCTAACACCAATTCTACCATAGCTTCgaatattatatgaaaattttcttagaCATCTGTATTTCTAGGCAATAAAAgctttgatttatattaatgcAGAATATAGATTACACACAACAACATCAAGCACAACACAAATTTTTTGTCAGCAACACAAATAGACTGTTAAATAGACTTTACGAACTCAAATTATTACCACAAAATAAAGAGAAGACCAGATATGTTAAGAGGACTGACATCATAATGTCCAGATTACTACCTCTGGCTAGGGCTCTAACAATTTCAAGATTGAGAGTTGTAACCTGAAAcacaacaaacaaaaacaaaagatacAAAGGTCCACTTTCTCACACAAGTCAGTAAAAAATAATCCACATAAAAACAGAAACTTAGGGAGTATAACGTACAGAAATTCGTGTTGCAACGAAACCAGCCTTCACAAGAGGTTGGTGCAATCCTCCTTTGTGAACCCCAGACTTACTAGCCTGAAAGTGCCCAAAAGAACCTAAAACAAGCATCATTGGAAATATAAtctcattaaattttaattcaaaattatatttcctctAAAAGCTAACGTCCAAGCAAAAATTTCAAGTGTAATTTAAGATACCTGCTCCATGAACAACAATAAACTTGTGAGAATCCAAAGTCAGCTGATGTTCAAACTCATTTACATTACAAGAAACATCTGAAATCCCAGGCCTCTTGCTCCAATCCATTCCAAAGACCTTTCCAGAAGGCATCATGGATTGCCTCAACTGTGAACAAACTACCTCAAGATTCTTGCCATTGATCTGCTCTAATTCATTTTTACAAGTGATTGCTGCTCCTCCTATTGTATGAATTAAATAGCATTTATTCAttagaaagaaataaatataaaaagttagtCTGTACAGAAGACAGAGACAGACAGACTGACCGAGTTTGACGATGCAGCGTATTGATTTGGTTGGACTGATTTCGTGCTTTGTTCGGTTGCTTGCTTCCATTCGGATTCTGGCTTCTGGATAAGTTGATAATCCTTTTTTCTCCCTGTTCGTTCAAATCTTGAGATTTGTCTTGGGCTGAGTAAATGCAAAAGTAATCGACTGCCTAGATGTGACTCACTAGGTGGGTAAAAATCTCGAATCTTTGAGTCAACCCGGCTGGAATTATCCTTTTAAATTCTCGTCGTCATGGAAAAGTTTTAACCGATTGCTGGGAAGGcttaataataattctttaagGTTAAAACA contains:
- the LOC123213209 gene encoding isopentenyl phosphate kinase isoform X1, translated to MEASNRTKHEISPTKSIRCIVKLGGAAITCKNELEQINGKNLEVVCSQLRQSMMPSGKVFGMDWSKRPGISDVSCNVNEFEHQLTLDSHKFIVVHGAGSFGHFQASKSGVHKGGLHQPLVKAGFVATRISVTTLNLEIVRALAREGIPSVGMSPFSCGWSTSGRNIAAADLSVVDKAVESGFVPVLHGDAVHDNLQGCTILSGDVIIRHLAADLKPEYVVFLTDVLGVYDRPPAEPNAVLLREITVNEDGSWSVIKPVLQDMDKQVDFTVAAHDTTGGMEAKISEAAMIAKLGIDVYIVKAATSHSLRALIGELRGNIPDDWLGTVIRILK
- the LOC123213209 gene encoding isopentenyl phosphate kinase isoform X2; translation: MEASNRTKHEISPTKSIRCIVKLGGAAITCKNELEQINGKNLEVVCSQLRQSMMPSGKVFGMDWSKRPGISDVSCNVNEFEHQLTLDSHKFIVVHGAGSFGHFQASKSGVHKGGLHQPLVKAGFVATRISVTTLNLEIVRALAREGIPSVGMSPFSCGWSTSGRNIAAADLSVVDKAVESGFVPVLHGDAVHDNLQGCTILSGDVIIRHLAADLKPEYVVFLTDVLGVYDRPPAEPNAVLLREITVNEDGSWSVIKPVLQDMDKQDFTVAAHDTTGGMEAKISEAAMIAKLGIDVYIVKAATSHSLRALIGELRGNIPDDWLGTVIRILK